The following proteins come from a genomic window of Streptomyces sp. Sge12:
- a CDS encoding amino acid adenylation domain-containing protein — MASHVPIERPAEPSFSAFRASAAQQRMYFLQQMEEGRPTYHMPVFYGLEGPVDETALRSCAQELIDRHEALRTRFVLRDGELWQHIDTRAALAWSSATAAGDRDVEEWTAAEHHRPFDLEAGPLFRAALLHTPDGAVLALAMHHIVADGWSVGILARELLSAYARCAGGPRPEPAEEGPEYQYADFSEWQEEWLRGEAAGRQLAHWERQLSGELPDAPLPRDGRPGAGAARGAAALHSFDVPAPVLARMERLCRDTHSTPYTLMLAAFQIVLGRYTGTDDVLVGTPVAGRNRKEFQDTVGLFVNTLVIRADLSENPAFRVHLERVRDTVLDAQDHQDLPFERVVDRIAPGRTGEDAPLFHVMFGLHDEDGMTDGLPGPRARMLEGPAGTAKFDLTFDVVRTGGAMSCRLEYRADLFAAATIEQFGRHFARLLDAATDHPELPLDALAMLSDDERGGIGSPLPGDAPHPPHGVLPHAPGGPRCVHEIFAAHAARTPDSVALVHEGTSLTYRELDTRANRLAHRLRALGVGPDTLVGLCLPRSADLVVALLGILKAGGAYLPLDPDNPPERLRHIIGDARLAHVVGTTSTRHLWDAPATAPAATDPHATDPHAEDPHAPAAALHTVDLLADAPLLAAQPDTAPETGVTPDHLAYVIYTSGSTGLPKGTLVPHSNVTRLFSATDHWFGFGPDDVWTLFHSIAFDFSVWELWGALAHGGRLVVVPYGTSRSPEEFHRLLRAERVTVLNQTPSAFYQLARADEEHHRTAGAAGAAGSGLSLRHVVFGGEALDVAALAGWFARHGDTAPRLVNMYGITETTVHVTYRPLTARDAEEGRGSVIGVPIPDLRLHLLDARGRTVPRGAVGELYVAGAGLARGYLRRPELTAERFPTPLADGSAVADAPTGLSAGERLYRTGDLARALPDGDLEYLGRIDHQVKLRGFRIELGEVEAALAAHPLVDAAVALVAPDPAGTDVLVGYLAVTGAEDGAGPTVEELRAHLARRLPGYMIPGAFVTLPAFPLTANGKTDRRRLPAPGSAARTPTAGYEAPDGPVETALTEVFAQVLGHERVGALDNWFALGGDSIRSLQVLARIRERGLDLTVADLMRRQSARALAPAVTRLEAAPGGAAPYEPFALLTPEDRAALPEGLEDAYPMTRLQAGMLYHSDLPSAGGRVYHNVASYLVEAPFSEAAWRTTVEVLAARHEMLRTSFDPHGFSEPLQLVHRGARPEITFEDLHGLDPEAQDTAVAARYAAERDRPFAWERPPLIRFHVQRLSGTRLRLFVAEHHAVLDGWSERSLLTELASCYTEALAARTPGDGPSPDAGPRSRFASFVALERAALADPGQRAFWTGKAADAPATRLPRPAATGGPARMSWYLAPLPQGLHARLTSLAAECGVPLRTVLLAAHLRVMALLGGGDAVTTGVVHNGRAEETDGDKVVGAFLNTLPLSADVTGTPWRGLVAHVAELEAELHAYRRFPLAEIQRLSGGGPLFETFFNYTHFHVEQDGPADGTFTVLEETGEAGTDFAFGAEFSRSPDGTLLELGLRFDAAQFSEEQMESAHASYRAALRDLSEAPDRDCTAADLLPEAEHRRYAEWNRTAVHYPRPHVLTRLIDEQCERTPDAPAVRFEGAELTYRALDTEAERLCAVLRERGAGPGAFVGLLMERSLALPVVLLAVLKSGAAYVPLDPEHPAPRVRSLLAESGIGLVVTDGAWADRLADSGVTVVRPQDAPTGAPTDSAIGTGPGPADPAYMIFTSGSTGKPKGVVVSHRAIANRLLWMQDEYGLTPGERVLHKTPYTFDVSVWELFWPLLTGATLVLARPGGQRDPGYLAGLIHDEGVTTVHFVPSMLSVFLDDPAAVTGAAGLTRVVCSGEALPYEVQRRFFERLPGVELHNLYGPTEAAVDVTYWQCRPDGGDTVPIGRPIANMRTHVLDRRLAEVPLGVTGELFLEGIGLADGYHGRPELTAERFIEHTGPDGATRRLYRTGDLARHRPDGALEYAGRTDHQLKIRGFRVEPGEIEAVLAEHPGVRDCAVLPRGERLVAYVVPGATGPDGAPAPAPEPGELARHARERLPEYMVPSAWVCLDTLPLTANGKLDRAALPDPDPADLRGGVEQTPPRDALESRLAGIWERLLAAGPVGVHDDFFESGGHSIDALRLIGRINQAFGERLGVSAVMEHPTVARQADLLRGRHAEAAPDPVVRIRTGGTLDPLFLVHPIGGNVFCYRTLAAELDADRPVFGLTAPGLTAPDPVSGAGVEELAAAHVEALRRIRPEGPYHLAGWSFGGLLAYAMAVRLRAAGQEVATLALLDTGYPEPAHVPADESDLLEWFHEDLARSAGFDPSDEGVAALRSALRSVADTTARLAVLAEQVEREGFAPGLDPRDLARHYAVFRTGIRAAAAYEPPAAPCPVLFLQTATGAREHAADRWAGRAEAGFTRHDLATDHYGLMRPPHSTRAAALLRTALAAADHR, encoded by the coding sequence TTGGCCAGTCACGTTCCGATCGAACGCCCTGCGGAGCCGTCGTTCAGCGCGTTCCGCGCATCGGCAGCCCAGCAGCGCATGTACTTCCTCCAGCAGATGGAGGAGGGCCGGCCGACCTACCACATGCCGGTCTTCTACGGCCTGGAAGGGCCCGTGGACGAGACCGCGCTCCGCAGCTGCGCACAGGAACTGATCGACCGGCACGAGGCGCTGCGCACCCGCTTCGTCCTGCGGGACGGCGAGCTGTGGCAGCACATCGACACCCGGGCCGCGCTCGCCTGGTCCTCGGCCACCGCGGCCGGGGACCGGGACGTCGAGGAGTGGACGGCCGCCGAACACCACCGGCCCTTCGACCTGGAGGCCGGACCGCTCTTCCGCGCGGCCCTGCTGCACACCCCCGACGGGGCCGTCCTCGCGCTCGCCATGCACCACATCGTCGCCGACGGCTGGTCCGTCGGGATCCTCGCCCGTGAACTCCTCTCCGCCTACGCCCGGTGCGCCGGCGGTCCTCGGCCGGAACCGGCCGAGGAGGGCCCGGAGTACCAGTACGCCGATTTCTCCGAATGGCAGGAGGAATGGCTCCGGGGCGAGGCTGCCGGGCGCCAGCTCGCCCACTGGGAACGGCAGTTGAGCGGCGAACTGCCTGACGCACCCCTGCCCCGGGACGGTCGCCCCGGCGCCGGAGCGGCCCGCGGCGCGGCGGCGCTGCACTCCTTCGACGTGCCGGCCCCGGTGCTCGCCCGGATGGAGCGCCTGTGCCGCGACACGCACAGCACCCCCTACACGCTGATGCTGGCGGCCTTCCAGATCGTGCTGGGCCGGTACACGGGTACCGACGACGTGCTGGTCGGGACGCCGGTGGCGGGCCGCAACCGCAAGGAGTTCCAGGACACCGTCGGCCTGTTCGTCAATACGCTGGTGATCCGCGCGGACCTGTCCGAGAACCCCGCGTTCCGGGTCCACCTGGAACGCGTACGGGACACCGTGCTCGACGCCCAGGACCACCAGGACCTGCCCTTCGAGCGGGTCGTCGACCGGATCGCCCCGGGCCGCACCGGCGAGGACGCGCCCCTGTTCCACGTCATGTTCGGCCTGCACGACGAGGACGGCATGACCGACGGCCTGCCCGGACCGAGGGCCAGGATGCTCGAAGGGCCCGCCGGAACCGCCAAGTTCGACCTCACCTTCGACGTCGTACGCACCGGCGGGGCGATGAGCTGCCGACTGGAGTACCGCGCCGACCTGTTCGCGGCCGCCACGATCGAGCAGTTCGGCCGGCACTTCGCCCGACTTCTCGACGCCGCCACCGACCACCCCGAACTACCGCTGGACGCCCTGGCGATGCTGTCGGACGACGAGCGCGGCGGCATCGGCTCCCCGCTCCCCGGCGATGCTCCGCACCCGCCCCACGGCGTCCTCCCGCACGCCCCGGGCGGACCCCGCTGCGTCCACGAGATCTTCGCGGCCCACGCCGCCCGCACCCCCGATTCCGTCGCCCTCGTCCACGAGGGGACGTCCCTCACCTACCGCGAGCTCGACACCCGGGCCAACCGGCTCGCCCACCGGCTGCGCGCCCTCGGCGTGGGGCCCGACACCCTCGTCGGACTGTGCCTGCCCCGCTCCGCCGACCTCGTCGTCGCTCTGCTCGGCATCCTCAAGGCCGGCGGCGCCTACCTGCCGCTCGACCCCGACAACCCGCCCGAGCGGCTGCGCCACATCATCGGCGACGCCCGCCTGGCGCACGTCGTCGGCACCACCTCCACCCGGCACCTGTGGGACGCCCCCGCCACCGCCCCTGCCGCCACCGACCCGCACGCCACCGACCCGCACGCCGAAGACCCGCACGCCCCCGCCGCCGCCCTGCACACCGTCGACCTGCTCGCCGACGCCCCGCTGCTGGCCGCCCAGCCGGACACCGCCCCCGAGACCGGCGTGACCCCGGACCACCTGGCCTACGTCATCTACACCTCCGGCTCCACCGGCCTGCCCAAGGGCACCCTCGTGCCCCACTCCAACGTCACCCGGCTGTTCTCCGCCACCGACCACTGGTTCGGCTTCGGTCCCGACGACGTGTGGACCCTCTTCCACTCCATCGCCTTCGACTTCTCCGTCTGGGAGCTCTGGGGAGCCCTCGCCCACGGCGGCCGCCTCGTCGTCGTCCCGTACGGGACGAGCCGCTCGCCCGAGGAGTTCCACCGGCTGCTGCGCGCGGAACGCGTCACCGTGCTCAACCAGACCCCCTCCGCCTTCTACCAGTTGGCCCGCGCCGACGAGGAACACCACCGCACGGCCGGGGCGGCAGGGGCGGCCGGGTCCGGACTGAGCCTGCGCCACGTCGTCTTCGGCGGGGAGGCCCTCGATGTCGCAGCCCTCGCCGGCTGGTTCGCCCGGCACGGCGACACCGCACCCCGCCTGGTCAACATGTACGGCATCACCGAGACCACCGTGCACGTCACCTACCGGCCGCTGACCGCCCGCGACGCCGAGGAGGGCCGCGGCAGCGTCATCGGCGTGCCCATCCCCGACCTGCGCCTGCACCTGCTCGACGCGCGCGGCCGGACCGTCCCGCGCGGAGCCGTCGGGGAGTTGTACGTCGCCGGCGCGGGCCTGGCCCGCGGCTACCTGCGCCGGCCCGAACTCACCGCCGAGCGCTTCCCCACCCCCCTCGCCGACGGCTCCGCGGTCGCCGACGCCCCCACCGGGCTCTCCGCCGGCGAGCGGCTCTACCGCACCGGCGACCTGGCGCGCGCCCTGCCCGACGGCGACCTGGAGTACCTCGGCCGCATCGACCACCAGGTCAAACTGCGCGGCTTCCGGATAGAACTCGGAGAGGTCGAGGCGGCCCTGGCCGCCCACCCCCTCGTCGACGCCGCGGTCGCACTCGTCGCACCCGATCCCGCGGGGACCGACGTCCTCGTCGGCTACCTCGCCGTGACCGGGGCCGAGGACGGTGCCGGTCCCACCGTGGAGGAGCTGCGCGCCCACCTCGCGCGGCGGCTGCCCGGCTACATGATCCCCGGCGCGTTCGTCACCCTGCCCGCCTTCCCGCTGACCGCCAACGGCAAGACCGACCGCCGCCGCCTGCCCGCCCCCGGCTCGGCCGCCAGGACCCCCACGGCCGGCTACGAGGCGCCCGACGGGCCGGTCGAGACCGCGCTCACCGAGGTCTTCGCGCAGGTCCTCGGACACGAACGGGTCGGCGCCCTCGACAACTGGTTCGCCCTCGGCGGGGACTCCATCCGCTCCCTCCAGGTGCTCGCCCGGATCCGGGAACGCGGCCTCGACCTCACCGTCGCCGACCTCATGCGCCGCCAGTCGGCCCGCGCCCTCGCCCCCGCCGTGACCCGGCTGGAGGCGGCGCCCGGCGGCGCGGCCCCGTACGAGCCGTTCGCGCTGCTCACCCCCGAGGACCGCGCCGCCCTGCCCGAGGGGCTGGAGGACGCCTACCCGATGACCCGGCTCCAGGCCGGCATGCTCTACCACAGCGACCTGCCGTCGGCCGGCGGACGCGTCTACCACAACGTGGCCTCCTACCTGGTCGAAGCGCCCTTCTCCGAAGCCGCCTGGCGGACCACCGTCGAGGTCCTCGCGGCCCGGCACGAGATGCTGCGCACCTCCTTCGACCCGCACGGATTCAGCGAACCCCTCCAGCTCGTGCACCGCGGCGCCCGCCCGGAGATCACCTTCGAGGACCTGCACGGACTCGACCCCGAGGCGCAGGACACCGCCGTCGCAGCCCGCTACGCCGCCGAGCGCGACCGGCCGTTCGCGTGGGAGCGTCCCCCGCTCATCCGCTTCCACGTGCAGCGGCTCTCGGGCACCCGGCTGCGCCTGTTCGTCGCCGAGCACCACGCGGTCCTCGACGGCTGGAGCGAACGGTCGCTCCTGACCGAACTGGCCTCCTGCTACACCGAGGCGCTCGCCGCCCGCACCCCCGGGGACGGCCCCTCGCCGGACGCGGGCCCCCGCTCCCGGTTCGCCTCCTTCGTCGCCCTCGAACGGGCCGCCCTGGCCGACCCCGGGCAGCGCGCGTTCTGGACCGGCAAGGCCGCCGACGCCCCCGCGACCCGGCTGCCCCGCCCGGCGGCGACCGGCGGACCCGCCCGCATGTCCTGGTACCTGGCGCCGCTCCCGCAGGGGCTGCACGCCCGGCTGACCAGCCTGGCCGCCGAGTGCGGCGTACCGCTGCGCACGGTCCTGCTCGCCGCCCACCTGCGGGTCATGGCCCTGCTGGGCGGCGGCGACGCGGTCACCACCGGAGTGGTCCACAACGGGCGGGCCGAGGAGACCGACGGCGACAAGGTCGTCGGCGCCTTCCTCAACACCCTGCCGCTGAGCGCCGACGTCACCGGGACGCCCTGGCGCGGCCTCGTCGCACACGTCGCCGAGCTGGAGGCCGAGCTGCACGCGTACCGGCGCTTCCCGCTCGCCGAGATCCAGCGCCTGTCCGGGGGCGGCCCGCTCTTCGAGACCTTCTTCAACTACACCCACTTCCACGTGGAGCAGGACGGGCCCGCCGACGGCACGTTCACCGTGCTGGAGGAGACCGGGGAGGCCGGCACCGACTTCGCCTTCGGCGCCGAGTTCTCCCGCAGCCCCGACGGCACCCTGCTCGAACTCGGCCTGCGCTTCGATGCCGCCCAGTTCTCCGAGGAGCAGATGGAGAGCGCGCACGCCTCCTACCGGGCCGCCCTGCGCGACCTGTCCGAGGCCCCGGACCGCGACTGCACGGCTGCCGACCTCCTCCCGGAGGCCGAGCACCGCCGCTACGCCGAGTGGAACCGGACCGCCGTCCACTACCCGCGGCCGCACGTCCTGACCCGGCTGATCGACGAGCAGTGCGAGCGGACGCCCGACGCCCCCGCCGTCCGCTTCGAGGGCGCGGAACTGACCTACCGCGCCCTCGACACCGAGGCCGAGCGGCTGTGCGCGGTCCTGCGCGAACGGGGCGCCGGCCCCGGTGCCTTCGTCGGCCTGCTGATGGAACGCTCCCTCGCCCTGCCCGTCGTCCTGCTCGCCGTCCTCAAGTCCGGCGCCGCCTACGTCCCGCTCGACCCGGAGCACCCGGCGCCGCGCGTGCGCTCCCTGCTCGCCGAGTCCGGCATCGGCCTGGTGGTCACCGACGGAGCGTGGGCGGACCGGCTGGCGGACTCCGGGGTCACGGTCGTACGGCCGCAGGACGCCCCGACGGGCGCCCCGACGGACTCTGCGATTGGCACGGGCCCCGGGCCCGCCGACCCGGCGTACATGATCTTCACCTCGGGATCCACCGGCAAGCCCAAGGGCGTCGTGGTCTCCCACCGCGCCATCGCCAACCGGCTGCTGTGGATGCAGGACGAGTACGGCCTGACACCGGGGGAGCGGGTGCTCCACAAGACGCCCTACACCTTCGACGTCTCCGTGTGGGAGCTCTTCTGGCCGCTGCTCACCGGCGCCACCCTGGTCCTCGCCCGCCCCGGCGGCCAGCGCGACCCCGGCTACCTCGCCGGACTGATCCACGACGAAGGCGTCACCACCGTGCACTTCGTCCCGTCGATGCTCAGCGTCTTCCTCGACGACCCCGCGGCCGTGACCGGTGCGGCCGGCCTCACCCGGGTGGTGTGCAGCGGCGAGGCCCTCCCGTACGAGGTGCAGCGCAGGTTCTTCGAGCGGCTGCCCGGCGTGGAACTGCACAACCTCTACGGGCCCACCGAGGCGGCCGTCGACGTCACGTACTGGCAGTGCCGGCCCGACGGCGGCGACACCGTGCCCATCGGCCGGCCCATCGCCAACATGCGCACCCACGTCCTCGACCGGCGCCTCGCCGAGGTCCCCCTCGGCGTCACCGGAGAACTCTTCCTCGAAGGCATCGGCCTCGCCGACGGCTACCACGGACGACCGGAACTGACGGCCGAGCGCTTCATCGAGCACACCGGCCCCGACGGCGCCACCCGCCGCCTCTACCGGACCGGCGACCTGGCCCGGCACCGCCCCGACGGAGCCCTGGAGTACGCCGGCCGCACCGACCACCAGCTCAAGATCCGCGGCTTCCGCGTCGAGCCGGGGGAGATCGAAGCGGTCCTCGCCGAACACCCCGGCGTCCGCGACTGCGCGGTCCTGCCCCGCGGCGAACGACTCGTCGCCTACGTCGTCCCCGGCGCCACCGGCCCCGACGGCGCCCCGGCCCCCGCCCCCGAACCGGGCGAACTGGCCCGGCACGCCCGCGAGCGGCTCCCCGAGTACATGGTCCCGTCCGCCTGGGTGTGCCTGGACACCCTCCCGCTCACCGCCAACGGCAAACTGGACCGGGCCGCCCTGCCCGACCCGGACCCCGCCGACCTGCGCGGCGGCGTCGAACAGACGCCGCCCCGCGACGCACTCGAATCCCGCCTCGCCGGGATCTGGGAGCGGCTCCTGGCCGCCGGCCCGGTCGGCGTCCACGACGACTTCTTCGAGTCCGGCGGGCACTCCATCGACGCGCTGCGCCTGATCGGCCGGATCAACCAGGCCTTCGGTGAACGGCTCGGCGTCTCGGCCGTCATGGAACACCCGACCGTCGCCCGGCAGGCCGACCTGCTGCGCGGCCGCCACGCCGAGGCGGCACCGGACCCCGTGGTCCGTATCCGGACCGGGGGCACGCTCGACCCGCTCTTCCTCGTCCACCCGATCGGCGGCAACGTCTTCTGCTACCGGACCCTGGCCGCCGAACTGGACGCCGACCGACCGGTGTTCGGCCTGACGGCGCCCGGGCTGACCGCCCCCGACCCGGTGTCCGGGGCCGGCGTGGAAGAGCTGGCCGCCGCCCACGTGGAGGCCCTGCGCCGGATCCGCCCCGAGGGCCCCTACCACCTGGCCGGCTGGTCCTTCGGCGGGCTCCTCGCCTACGCGATGGCCGTACGGCTGCGGGCCGCCGGGCAGGAGGTGGCGACCCTCGCCCTGCTGGACACCGGCTACCCGGAGCCCGCACACGTCCCCGCGGACGAGAGCGACCTGCTGGAGTGGTTCCACGAGGACCTGGCCCGCTCCGCCGGCTTCGACCCCTCCGACGAGGGCGTGGCGGCCCTGCGCAGCGCACTGCGGAGCGTCGCCGACACCACGGCCCGGCTCGCCGTCCTCGCCGAGCAGGTGGAACGCGAGGGCTTCGCGCCCGGACTGGACCCGCGGGACCTCGCCCGGCACTACGCGGTTTTCCGCACGGGGATCCGCGCCGCCGCCGCGTACGAGCCGCCGGCCGCCCCCTGCCCGGTCCTGTTCCTCCAGACCGCCACCGGGGCCCGCGAGCACGCCGCCGACCGGTGGGCCGGGCGGGCCGAGGCCGGCTTCACCCGCCACGACCTCGCCACCGACCACTACGGGCTGATGCGGCCGCCGCACAGCACCCGGGCCGCCGCCCTGCTGCGCACCGCCCTCGCCGCGGCCGACCACCGCTGA
- a CDS encoding MBL fold metallo-hydrolase translates to MRTAQFTEPAPAGAPAHWSVGGLTVHRIDEMPLPPATGPWLLPAATPDVVAEHAWLRPDYAGPDGVLHLDSHSFALVVDGLRVIVDTGIGNGKTRANPAWHNLRTDYLERLAAIGFTPENVDLVILTHLHTDHVGWNTRKVDGAWVPTFPNARYLTSRAEHEFWAAYDMDEARSGMFRDSVVPVEEAGLLDLVDVPADGVDVADGLRLLPAPGHTPGQIAVGVGGAGAAALITGDAVHHPVQLAHPEIGSCVDIDPVRAEATRRALLAGLAETGALVLGTHFPAPTAGRVIVEGDGYRLEPVAGLPEDR, encoded by the coding sequence ATGCGCACCGCCCAGTTCACCGAACCGGCCCCGGCCGGCGCCCCCGCCCACTGGTCCGTCGGCGGGCTCACGGTCCACCGCATCGACGAGATGCCCCTGCCGCCCGCGACCGGACCGTGGCTGCTGCCCGCCGCCACCCCGGACGTGGTGGCCGAACACGCCTGGCTGCGACCCGACTACGCCGGCCCGGACGGCGTCCTGCACCTCGACAGCCACAGCTTCGCGCTGGTCGTGGACGGTCTGCGGGTCATCGTCGACACCGGGATCGGCAACGGCAAGACCAGGGCCAACCCGGCCTGGCACAACCTCCGCACCGACTACCTCGAACGCCTCGCGGCCATCGGATTCACCCCCGAGAACGTCGACCTGGTGATCCTCACCCACCTGCACACCGACCACGTCGGCTGGAACACCCGGAAGGTCGACGGTGCGTGGGTGCCGACCTTCCCGAACGCCCGCTACCTCACCTCGCGGGCGGAGCACGAGTTCTGGGCCGCGTACGACATGGACGAGGCGCGCAGCGGCATGTTCCGCGATTCCGTCGTGCCGGTCGAGGAGGCGGGCCTGCTCGACCTGGTGGACGTACCGGCCGACGGCGTCGACGTGGCCGACGGGCTGCGCCTGCTGCCCGCCCCGGGCCACACCCCCGGACAGATCGCCGTAGGGGTGGGCGGCGCGGGCGCGGCGGCCCTCATCACCGGGGACGCGGTCCACCACCCCGTACAGCTGGCGCACCCGGAGATCGGCAGCTGCGTCGACATCGACCCCGTCCGGGCCGAGGCCACCCGCCGGGCGCTGCTCGCCGGGCTCGCCGAAACCGGCGCCCTGGTCCTCGGGACGCACTTCCCCGCGCCGACCGCGGGTCGCGTGATCGTCGAGGGGGACGGCTACCGGCTCGAACCCGTCGCCGGCCTCCCGGAGGACCGCTGA
- a CDS encoding alpha/beta fold hydrolase yields MPFITVGRENTTDIDLYYEDHGTGQPVVLIHGYPLDGHSWEKQVPVLLDAGHRVITYDRRGFGQSSQPTTGYDYDTFAADLHTLMETLDLTDAVLVGFSMGTGEVGRYLGTHGSARVAKAAFLAGLEPYLLKTDDNPTGVDGSVFEGILAAVTKDRYAYFTDFYQGFYNLDENLGTRISEEAVRASWATAAGASAYASRAAVLTWTTDFRGDIPRIDVPTLILHGTEDRILPIGATAEPFHKALPHADYVVLEGAPHGLLWTHADEVNSALLAFLRK; encoded by the coding sequence ATGCCGTTCATCACCGTCGGCCGGGAGAACACCACCGACATCGACCTCTACTACGAGGACCACGGCACCGGACAGCCCGTGGTCCTCATCCACGGCTACCCCCTGGACGGGCACTCCTGGGAGAAGCAGGTCCCCGTCCTCCTCGACGCGGGCCACCGCGTCATCACTTACGACCGGCGGGGTTTCGGACAGTCCAGCCAGCCCACCACCGGCTACGACTACGACACCTTCGCCGCCGACCTGCACACCCTGATGGAGACCCTCGACCTCACGGACGCAGTCCTCGTCGGCTTCTCGATGGGCACCGGCGAGGTCGGGCGCTACCTCGGCACCCACGGGTCCGCGCGCGTCGCCAAGGCCGCGTTCCTGGCGGGCCTGGAGCCGTACCTCCTCAAGACCGACGACAACCCCACGGGTGTCGACGGCAGCGTCTTCGAGGGCATCCTCGCGGCCGTCACGAAGGACCGCTACGCCTACTTCACCGACTTCTACCAGGGCTTCTACAACCTCGACGAGAACCTCGGCACGCGCATCAGCGAGGAGGCCGTCCGGGCGAGCTGGGCCACCGCCGCCGGCGCCTCCGCGTACGCCTCCCGCGCCGCCGTCCTGACCTGGACCACGGACTTCCGCGGCGACATCCCCCGGATCGACGTCCCCACCCTGATCCTCCACGGCACCGAGGACCGCATCCTGCCCATCGGTGCCACCGCGGAGCCCTTCCACAAGGCCCTCCCCCACGCCGACTACGTCGTCCTCGAGGGCGCCCCGCACGGTCTCCTGTGGACGCACGCCGACGAGGTCAACAGCGCGCTCCTGGCCTTCCTGCGGAAGTAG
- a CDS encoding TetR/AcrR family transcriptional regulator, translating to MSRRAMVRPGGRSARVQQAVHTAVRELQAEVGRPELTIPLVAARAGVTPSTIYRRWGDLQELLSDVAVEHLRPEAPPEDHGDLAADLRGWAEQFLEEMASPTGRAYIRDALLGDPDGDNAGQCSAYAADQIAIVLARAEERGEEAPDVETVLDRVVAPMMYRILFRPGGLTDAYAHALVREAVRGFGTPR from the coding sequence ATGAGCCGAAGAGCGATGGTCCGCCCCGGAGGCCGCAGCGCACGGGTCCAGCAGGCGGTCCACACCGCCGTGCGGGAGCTGCAGGCCGAGGTGGGGCGTCCGGAACTGACGATCCCGCTGGTCGCGGCGCGGGCCGGCGTCACCCCGTCGACGATCTACCGCCGCTGGGGCGACCTCCAGGAACTGCTGTCGGACGTCGCCGTCGAGCACCTGCGCCCGGAGGCTCCGCCGGAGGACCACGGCGATCTCGCGGCGGACCTGCGCGGCTGGGCCGAGCAGTTCCTGGAGGAGATGGCCTCGCCCACGGGGCGCGCCTACATCCGCGACGCCCTGCTGGGGGACCCGGACGGCGACAACGCGGGCCAGTGCTCGGCCTACGCGGCGGATCAGATCGCGATCGTGCTCGCCCGCGCCGAGGAGCGCGGCGAGGAGGCCCCGGACGTCGAGACGGTGCTCGACCGCGTCGTGGCTCCGATGATGTACCGCATCCTCTTCCGCCCCGGCGGCCTCACCGACGCGTACGCGCACGCTCTGGTGCGGGAGGCCGTACGGGGCTTCGGCACCCCCCGCTGA